The region GCTGGGGATCGTCTCTTGCGGCGTGCCCGTGAGATGACCGCACTGGCCGCCACCATGGCACAAGAGGCCGTGGACGCACGTGAGCTGAAAACCGGCACGCTGCGTATTGGCTCCTTTGGTCCGACTTCCACCACACATTTGCTGCCGCCCTGGCTGGAAACTTTCAAAAAGGCCCACCCTCAGGTACAGGTGCGTATTGAGGAAGAAAGTGACGAGGTGGTCGACCAGTGGCTGCTGCAAAAGCGGGTGGAACTTGGTTTTGTGGTGGACCCAGATGAGCGCTTTGAGGTCTTGCCGCTGGTGCAAGACGAGTTTGTGGCGATTGTGCCAATGGGTCACCCCTTGGCGGCGTATGACGCCGTGCCCATCAGCGCCTTGACGGGGCTGGATTTTGTGCTGTCGGAAGCCGGTGGCGGGCCGGTCATCGTGCCGATTCTGCAAAAGCATGGCGCACGCCCCCAGGTGCTGTACCACTTCACGCAAATCGTGTCGATTCTGGAATTTGTGCGGCGTGGCCTGGCGGTGTCGATGGCGGCACGGCTGGCCTTGCCTGATGCACCGCAAGGGGTGGTTTACCGATCTCTGTTACCGATGCAACCACGCACGGTGGGGCTGGCATGCCTGGATGTGGCCAAACTGTCGCCGCTGGCGCGGGCTTTTGGGAGGTGGCCAGAACACAAGTCCAGCCTTGATCCATAACGGTCAAGATGTATTCTGTGCAGCGAGGTCGCCGCAGGGTTATTGCTGCCCCTTCGCGCTTGGCATACAGTCCACGCCACACGTCGCCCCTTTCTTCTGGAGAACTCCCCCCATGCAACGCACTCTTGTTTATTCCCTGTTGATGCTGGCCCTGCTATCCAACGCCTATGCGCAAAGTGATGAGCAGCGCAGCACCCTGAGCGACCAGCAGGAAGTCGCCGTCACCATCTACAACGAGAACCTGGCCCTGATCAAGGATCAGCGTAGCTTGCAGATCAAACCCGGTGTGTCGGCGCTGGCTTTTCGTGATGTCAGTGCCCGCATGCGCCCCGAGACGGCGTTGCTGCGCAGCACCAGCGCCCCCGGCAGCCTGTCGGTGCTGGAGCAGAACTTTGACTTTGACCTGCTGACACCGCAAAAGCTGCTGGAGAAATACGTGGGCCGTAGCGTCAGCGTCATCCGCACCAACCCGGCCACCGGCACCGAGACCACAGAGCAGGCGGACGTGCTTTCGGCCAACGATGGCGTGGTGCTGAAGATCGGCTCGCGCATTGAGACTGGTATCCCGGGACGCATCGTCTACGGCGATGTGCCCACCAACCTGCGCGACCGCCCGACGCTGGTCATGTCGCTGGACAACAGCGGCGCGGCGCAGCAAAGTGTGGAACTGAGCTACCTGACCGGCGGCTTGGCCTGGAAGGCTGATTACGTGGTGGAACTCAACGCTGCCGATGACCAACTCGACATCTCTGGCTGGGTGACCCTCACCAACACCAGCGGGGCCACCTACCGCAAGGCCAAGCTGCAACTGGTGGCCGGTGATGTGAACCAGGTCACACCGCAACTGGAGCGCCGCGCCATGGTCATGGCGGCACCGGCACCTGCGATGGCCAAGGCCAGAAGCGACATGGCCGAAGAGTCGCTGTTTGAATACCACCTCTACACCCTGAACCGCCCCACCACCATTGCCGAGAACCAGACCAAGCAGGTCTCGCTGCTGTCGGCCAGTGGTGTGCCGGTGCGCAAGGAACTGTTGCTTAAGGGCAACGACTATTACTACCAGAGCAGCTACGGTGAGCTGGGTCAGAAGATAAAGGTGGCCGTGTTTGTCGAGTTTGACAACAAGGAAAGTGCCCACCTGGGCATGCCGCTGCCCAAGGGCATCATCCGCGTCTACAAGAAAGACAAGGCGGGCAACGCCCAGTTCATCGGTGAAGACCGGGTCGACCACACCCCCAAGAACGAAAAGGTACGCCTCAAGCTGGGTGATGCCTTTGATGTGACCGCCGACAAGAAGCAGACCGATTTCAAAAAGCTGGGTGGCCTGGGAAAATACAACTATATGTTTGAGAGCGCCTATGAAGTGCTGCTGAAAAACGCCAAAAAAGAAGCCGTCACCGTCACCGTGCAGGAGCCCATGCCGGGCGACTGGCAGGTCTTGAGCGAAAGCCACCCCCACACCAAGGGAGCCAGCAACACGGCGGTCTGGAAACTCAGCGTACCGGCTGAGGGCAGCACCAAGCTGGTTTACCGCAGTCTGGTGCGTTACTGAGCTGGCGGGATAGGTCTGGCTTATTGCTCCAGCCGAAGCTGCTCAATGGACTGGGTTGTTGATTTGCTATTTTATTTATAGCTGCTAGCGCCAAATTTACTTGGGCTAGAAGCTCAAAACAGCAAAAATGTTGGGTGGTTTGCCCGTGTCTGACGGCAAGCCAAGGAAAAGCTCAACTTTCCAGTACCACCTCTGGCCGCAACCCGGCCTGCAACACCACCGCCTGCCACTTCTCACTCTCGGCCATCAGCAGGTCGTGCAACTCACCGGGTGATGAGGTTTGCACCCGCGCTCCGTCGGCCTCCATGCGGGCGACGATCTCGGGGTCTTGCAGCACGGTGTTGAGTGTCGTGTTGAGCTGGCGCACCACGGAAGCCGGGGTTTTGGCCGGAGCAAACAAGGCGTACCACTGGGTCAGCGCCACCCCCGGCACACCGGCCTCCAGCAGTGTGGGTAATTCGGGCAGCGCAGGCAGTCGGCTGGCTCCGGCCACGGCCAGCGCCCTGAGCTTGCCGCTGCGCAGGTAAGGCTGGGCGGTGAACAGACTGGGGAACATCACCTGCACCAGGCCACTGGCCACGTCGGCAATGGCCGGGGCTGCGCCGGAAAAGTCCACTCGCTGCAACTGCGTGCCGGTTTGCAGCTTGAACAGTTCGGCGGCAAAGTGGGGCACGGTGCCCTCACCGGCTGAGGCATAGCTCAGGCGGCTGCCTGAACTGCGCAGCAGGCGCACCAGTTCCTCCACCGAATGCACCGGCAGCTCAGCGGGCACCACCAGCAGGGTGGGGGAGTAGCCAATCAGTCCAATCGGCGCAAAGTCGGCCACTGGGTCGTAGCGCAGCTTTTGCAGCGCCGGGTTGATGCCGTGGGTGGCGATGTAGCCAAACAGCAGGGTGTGGCCATCTGCCTGTGCGGCGGCCACGTATTCGCTGGCGATGGTGCCGTTGGCCCCGGCCCGGTTGTCCACCACCACCGATTGACCCAGCAGGGGGCCGAGCTTGCGTGTCAAAGTGCGGGCCATGGTGTCGTTGCCGCCCCCGGCGCTGGTGGGCACAATGATGTGCACTTCTTTTTGTGGGAACTGGCGACGGCCCTGGGCCACGATGGCTTCCGGCATTTCAGTTGGTGCCGGGGGGAACACATAGCTCGGCAGGTGCAGCACCCCTTGCATGATCTTGCGCACCGTGCGCACCAGGGCGGCGCTTTGCACGCTGGCCTGTGCACCTGCTCCTTGCAGCGTGACCTCCACGTCAATCTGGCCCGCCGGATGCAACACCACCAGCGCGTGCCGACCTGCCGCCATGGCCTGACCGCTGGCCACCGTGCCAGGCAAGGCAAAGGCCGTGGCCACGCCAATCGCCCCGGTCACGGCGTGGGAGGCATGGCACTTGTGGGGTGTGAAGTAGCGCGAAGTGATGCTGTGGGCGCTGTCGCCTGCGCTCACCAGCACCGGTTTGGGCACCACGCTGTTGGAGACATCACCCAGGCCCATGCGTTGGCCCGCTTGCAGCCGCAGCACCTCAATGCGCGCCAACAATGCGGCGTTGGCATCCAGCTCGGCTGGGCGTTCGCGCCCACTCAGACCCAGGTCGGTGGCGCGCAGAATCATCAGGGGCATGGCCGCGTCAATACAGGTCAACTCCAGGCCGTCGATCACGTCAATACGCTGACCGGTGGGAAACAACTGGCCGGTGACCGCACCCCAGGCATCCAGAAAATTCAGCAGCACCGGAGCGGCGGTACCCGCCACACCGTCAATGCGGGCATCGCCTTCGTAGGTGACCTGGCCGCCCGGCGTGCAGACGGTGATGTCGATGCGCGAGCCGGTGTTGACATTGAACACGCGGGCGGTGGTGCGGCCGTCTTGCGCCGGGATCAGGCCCTGGTCTAGGGCAAATGGCACCACGCCCGAGAGCATGTTGCCGCAGTTGGGCCGGGTGTCCACCGACTGGTGGCCGACACCGACCTGGGCAAACAGGTAGTCCAGATCGCAGTCCGGCTGGGTGGATTTGGAGACGATGGCCACCTTGCTGTTGAGGGTGCTGCCGCCCCCCAGGCCGTCAAGCTGCAGCGGGTCAGAGGCACCGATGGCACCAATCAGCGCCTGGTTGCGCGCCTCATCACCCTCGGGCAACCAGTCACGCAGGAAGAACGGGCCACGTGAGGTGCCAGCGCGCATCAGCACGCAGGGAATGGAGAGTGTCATCTCAGTCGTCTCCCAAAGCGAGAGTATTTGGCTGGCGCTTTTCTACCGCGTAGCGCAGCAGGGCGGCACTGCGGAAAATGCCGTGGGCAAACTTGCCGTAGGGCAGGGTGGCGAACAAGGCCATCACCACACCCAGGTGCAGCGCCAGCAGCAAGGCCAGTGCCGGTGTGCCGCGGGCCAGCCACAGCAGCAGACCGCTGGCGCTGGTCAGAAACAGCAGCGCGATAAAGCCGTAGTCCATGGGCTTCTGGGCTGCATCACCGTGCAGCGGATGGCGTGTCAGCTTGAGCTTGAACAGCCCGGCCGTGCCGAGCAGCAGGCTGATGCCACCGGCCACCCCCAGCAGCTTGGGCAAGCTGGGCAGCTCATACGGCGCATGCCAGCCTAGGGCGTAGTGGTAGACCGTGGCCACGCTGGTGGCGGCAAAACACAGCATGAAACCGTAGAACGTCAGGTGATGGGCGCGGCGGCGTGACAAGGTGTAGGCATCGTCTTCGTTGTGGCAACCCTCACCGTGGCCGCCGTCCAGGTACTTCAGCGTGAGCACATCCTGTGTGGCTTGCAGCGCATCCCCGCTGGCCATGGCTTGGCCCGAAGTGGCAGGTGATACGTCGCGCAAGAAACGCGTGACACCCAGCCCCAGGGCCAGGACCGCCCACAAGAAGACCGGCGCAAACAGAGACACCAGCAAGTTGTGCGGAAACAGCCCGGAAAAGTCCCCCGCCGATGCCCCGCCCCAGAGGCTGCCGTTCAGGGCCAGCGCCAGCAGCAAAAACAGCGCCAGGCCAGCGGCCAGCGCCAGTGACAGGGTCAAGCCGTTGCGCTGGTAGAGTTTGCCCAAAGCAGCAGGCCAGGCATAGGCCACATAGGTTTCACCACGCACTTGCGCCATGGCTTGTGGCACATTCACCGCAAATTCATGCGGCGGCGCGTACTGGCAGGCGTGCAGGCAGGCCCCGCAGTTGTGGCACAGGTTGGCCAGGTAGTGCACGTCGGCGGCAGCAAATTCCAGCCGTCGTGTCATGGCCGGGAACACGGCGCAAAAACCTTCGCAGTAGCGGCAGGCGTTGCAGATTTGCATTTGCCGGGCCACTTCAGCCACGGCGGGGGTGGCCGGGCCGTGGCCAGCAGCGAGTTGCCGGGCATCCTTAATCAAGGTCTCAAGCACTTGCATGATGTGCTCCTGATTTGATAGCTTTTTGCGCAGACTGTACCCCGGCTATACGGCCAAAAGCCGTGCCAATCGACATGCCGACCCCGGCGGTGTAACCCTTGCCCAGCACATTGCCAGCCATCATTTCACCGGCCACAAACAGGTTGTCACTGGGCACATCGTTGAAGCGCACCGCGGCCGTTTCATCGGTCTTGAGGCCCAGGTAGGTGAAGGTCACACCGGGGCGCAATGCGTAGGCGTAAAAGGGCGCGGTGTCGATGGGCCTGGCCCAATGGGTTTTGGCGGGTGTGATGCCTTGGGTGTGGCAGTTGTCCAGCGCGGTGTGGTCAAAGTTGCCCGCCTGGCAGGCTTGGTTGTAGGTGTTGAGTGTTTGCATGAAGGTCTGGCCGTCCAGGCCGAGCTGGTCCACCAGCGCTTGCAAGGTGTTGGCCTTGACCCCAGGAAACACCGGTGGCATGAAGCGGCCAATGGCTTTGGCATCAATGATGGAATAAGCGGTTTGCCCCGGCTGCTGGGCCACCAGGCGGCCCCAGATGGCGTAGCGCTTGGGCCAGAAGTCTTCGCCCTCGTCATAAAAACGCTGGGCATCGCGGTTCACCACCACGCCCAGCGAGACGCAGTCGATGCGGGTGCAGATGCCACCGTCGTACAGCGGTGCACGCGCATCGATGGCCACCATGTGGGCTTGCGTGGGGTCGCCAATGGCATCGGCCCTATGGTCGTTCAGCAGGTGGCGCAGCAGCACGCCCTGGTTGAACTTTGTGCCGCGAATCAGGAAGTTGTCGGACGGGGTTTCGCCGCGCTCGTTAGTGCCCCAGGCTTCGCGCAGCCAGTCGCGGTTGGACTCAAAGCCGCCAGCGGCCAGCACACAGGCGCGGGCGGTGATGCGCTCGGATGTTTCGCTGCCGTCGGCATGTTGGGTGTGGACATGGGCGGCGACAAAGTGGCCGTTCTCAATCTCCAGCCGGTTCACTGGTGCGTTGTAGCGCACCTGCACGCCCAGTTTTTCGGCACTGCGAAAGTAGGCGTTGACCAGGGCCTTGCCGCCGCCCATGAAAAAGGCATTGGTACGCGCCGTGTGCAAAGCCCCGGAGAGTGAGGGCTGAAAGTGCACACCGTGGCTGCGCATCCAGGGTCTGCAAGTGCTGGAGTCGCGGATCACGCGCCGGGCCAGTTGCTCGTTGGTCAGTCCGCCGGTGACTTTGAGCAGGTCTTGCCAATACTCTTCTTCGGTGTAGGCATCGACCAGCACGTCTTGGGGCGCGTCGTGCATACAACGCAGGTTGCGGGTGTGGGCCGAGTTGCCGCCGCGCCACTCGCGCGGGGCGGCTTCCAGCAGCAGCACGCTGGCACCGGCCTCGCGCGCCATCAGGGCGGCGCACAGGGCGGCGTTGCCACCGCCGATCACCAGTACGTCCACGGCAGCTTGTTGATTAGGAGTAGGCATGGTGGGTCAAGCTCCCTGGCGTGCCGCCAGCACCCGGTCGACCATCACACCGGCCTGACCCAGGTGATTCACTGGGTCACACATGGCCTCCAATTGGGCGCGGGTCACATGGGGGTTGATCTCGGGGTGGGCTTGCAGAATGTCGATCAGCGGGCGGTTCTCCTTCAAGGCCTGGCGGCACAGGTCGTAGACCAGATCATGGGCGTACTCGCGGCCAATGTAGGGGCCCAGGCCCATCATCACCGCCTCGGACATGACCAAGCCGTTGGTGATGTCCATATTGGCACGCATGCGCACGGCATCCACCTCCAGGCCTTGCAGCACAAATTTGGTTTGTTTCAACGCGCCCGACATCAGGCAGAAGATTTCCGGCAGCGACACCCATTCAATTTCCCACGGGCCGGTGGAGCGTTCATGGTCGGCCACCATGGCATCCATCAAGGCCGCAGCGTGCTGGCGTGCCACCGACACGTTGGCGTGGATGTAGAGGCAAGAGATGGGATTGCGCTTTTGCGGCATGGTGGACGACGAACCGCGCCCTGGCGCATAGGGCTCGAACACCTCGCCCACTTCGGTCTGCATCAGCAGCTTCACGTCCATGGCGATCTTGCCCAGCGAGCCACCGACCAAGCCGAGAAAGGCCCCCACCTCGGCAATGGTGTCGCGCACGGTGTGCCAGGAGATCAAGGGTTGGGCCAGACCCAGCTCTTGCATCAAGCCGGCCTGGGTTTCCATCGCGCCTTTTTCCAAAGACGACAGCGTGCCCGAAGCCCCACCAAACTCACCCATCAGCACCCGGGGTTTGAGCTGGCTCAGGCGTTCGCGGTGGCGTTCGATGCCCGCCAGAATGCTGGCCATCTTGTAGCCAAAGGTGATGGGGGTGGCCTGCTGCAGGTTGCTGCGGCCAATGATCGGGGTGTCGCGGTACTTCTTTGCCAGCGTGGCCAGCGCGTCCGAGATGTCGGCCAGATACTGCTCGACCAGCGCCAGGCCTTCGCGCATTTGCAGCACGGCAGCCGTGTCGGTGATGTCCTGGGTGGTGGCCCCCCAGTGGCAGTATTCGCCTAGCCGGTGACGGCAGTTGGCGTTGATCTGGTTGACCACCGCAATGATCGGGTAGCCAATCTGCTCGGTCTTGGCCTTGAGCTGGTCCCAGTCGATCATGGAGAGTTCGCAGTTGCGGATGATTTCGTGGGCCGCTTCCTGGGGGATGATGCCGAGCTCGCCCTGCACTTTGGCCAGCGCGCGTTCGATGTCGAGGTATTTGGCGGTGCGGTTTTCGTCCGACCAGACCTGACGCATACGTGCGTCGCTGAACATGTCGCCAAAAATCCGGGAATCAATGATGGTGGAGGCCATGAGGTTTACCTTGTCTGTCAAAGTTAAAGGGATTGGCTAGCGAGAGCCAGAATGCGTTCGGCGCGCAGCAGCACCGGTTTGTCGACCATCTTGCCGTCGACCTGGATGACACCCGCCCCGTGGGACTGCTGCCATTGGGTGAGTACGCGCTGCGCCCAGGCGAGGGTTTGCGCGTCCGGCTTGAACGCTTCCCGCACGGCGGCAACCTGGGTCGGGTGGATACACATCTTGGCGCCAAAGCCCAGGGCTCGGGCATGAGCCAGGTCATGCTGCACCTGGCCAGCGTCCAGCTCGGGTGTGACACCCGCCACCGGGGGCGGCAGGTTGGCGGCGCGTGAGGCCATGGTAATCGCCAGGGCGGCAGCATCCAGCGCAAAGCCGGGGCCGGGCAGGTCCAGGTCAAGCAGGTAGTCCAGCGAGCCAAAGGCCAGCCGGTCGACCCGGTCGGCCTGCGCAATCACGTTGGCGGCCAGCACGCCGCGCACGGTTTCAATCAGCGGCAGCACGCTGGAGTCCGCTGGCATGTGGGCCAAGACCTGTGCCACCTGCTCTTGTGATTCACATTTTGAGAGCATGCTGCGCTTGATACATGTGCGCTGCAGCCATAAAACATCATCAGCATGGTAAGGGCTGGTGACATCGTTGATGCGAACCAGCAGCCGCTCCACATCCTTTGCCGCCAGGCTGGCCACCCAGTCTGCAATGGCGGTACGCGCTTTAGCCTTGTCGGCCACAGCGACGGCATCTTCCAGGTCCAGAATCACCCGATCCGCGCCGCTGGCCAGGGCCTTGGCAAAACGCTCGGGCCGGTTGCCTGGCACAAACAGGTAGGTGAGGGGGGTCACACTGCCCCCTCGGCACGCAGTGCGGCAACTTGCTCTTTGCTGTAACCCAGCGTGGCCAGGATGCTGTCGGTGTGCTGACCCAGGGCGGGCACCGCATCCATGCGGGGTGCGCCCTTGCTCCAGGAGCCCGGTGGCAGCAGGGCGGGCACCGTGCCGACCGAGGTGTCCACCGAGGTCCAGCGCTGGCGCGCCTGCAACTGCGGGTGCGCCCAGACCTCGGCCATGGTGTTGACCTGGGCGTTGGCGATTTGTGCCGCTTCCAGGCGCTGCACCACTTGCGCGGCGCTCAGGCTGGCGAAGGCTTGCTCGATCAGGACATACAGCGTGCTGCGCTGGGCCACGCGCTTGGGGTTGCTGGCAAAACGCTCGTCTGTGGCCAACTCGGGTTGCTGCAACACTTGCTCACAAAAGGCTTTCCACTCACGCTCGTTTTGCAGACCCAGCATCACGGTTTTGCCGTCACCCGCCGGGAACGGGCCGTAGGGGTAAATGGTGGCGTGGCTGGCCCCGGTGCGCTTGGGTGGGGGGGCACCGTCCAGGCTGTAGTACAGCGGGTAGCCCATCCACTCGGTCAGGGCTTCAAGCATGGAGATGTCGATGTGCTGGCCTTGGCCGGTCTGCTGGCGGTGCATCAGTGCGGCCAGGATGTTGGTGTAGGCGTACATGCCGGCCGCAATGTCGGCAATCGACGGCCCGGCCTTGGACGGCGTTTCTTCGGTGCCGGTCACCGACACAAAACCGGCCTCGCTCTGGATCAGCAGGTCGTAGGCTTTTTTGTCACGGTAGGGGCCGTTGTCGCCGTAGCCGGAAATGTCGCAAACAATGATGCCGGGTTTGACCGCGCTCAGGGCTTCATACGACAGCCCCAGGCGGGCGGCAGCACCAGGGGCCAGGTTTTGCACCACCACGTCGGTGTCTTCCTCAATGATGCGTTTGAGGATTTTTTGCGCCTCGGGGTGTTTCACGTCGAGCGTAAGGCTTTCCTTGCTGCGGTTGGTCCAGACAAAGTGCGAGGCAATGCCACGAACCCGGTTGTCATAGCTCCGGGCAAAGTCACCCACGCCGGGGCGCTCAATCTTGATGACCCGTGCGCCCAGGTCGGCCAGCTGGCGCGTGGCAAACGGCGCGGCAATGGCGTGCTCCAGGGTCACGACGGTGATGCCTTTGAGAGGTTGCATGGTGGCTCCTTAGGCGATGACCGCGGTGGCATCCATGGTCAGCCAACCTTCATGGTCTTTGGCCCACAGATGGATGGTTTTGCCGTCAGCCGAGGGTTCGCCGCAGACATAGAAGGGATGGATGTCAAACACCGGGCGCACGGCGCGGAACTCGTAGCGCAGCACCTGGGCAGCGGGCATCTGGTGGCGCAGCAAGTCCAGCAGCAGCGTGGCCACCATCGGGCCGTGCACGATCAGGCCAGGGTAGCCCTCGACCTCGGTCAAGTATTTGCGGTCGTAGTGGATGCGGTGGCCGTTGAAGGTGAGTGCCGAGTAGCGAAACAGCAGCACGTCGTCAGGCACCCACTGCTTTTCCCAAGTCGCGGCTGTCGGTGCGGCTTTCGGCGGCGGTGCCACGTCGTCGGGCCGGGCGGCTTCGCGGTAAACGATGTCGTGAAACTCGGTGAGTGCGATGTCGGACTCTCCTTCGCGGCGGATCTCATGGCGCACCTTGACAAACACCAGCTTGCCGGTGCGACCGGATTTCTCGGTCACGTCCGCGATGGTGGAGGTGCGCTCCAAGGCATCACCAATGCGCAGCGGCTGGTGAAAAGTGAACTGGCTGCCCGCCCACATGCGACGGGGCAGCGGCACTGGGGGCAGAAAGCCGCCACGCTTGGCGTGGCCGTCAGCACCAATCTCGGACTGGCGGTACAGCGGCAAGAAGTACAACCAGTGCCACAGCGGCGGCAGCGCTGTGCCGGCTGGCGGACGGGTGGCTTCACGGTCAAAGGTGGCCGACAGCGCGGCGTAGGGCGTGGGGGTGGCGGTGTCGCAGACAGACTCGCTGCGGCCAATCCAGTCGGTCAGGTTCATGGGTGTGTTTCCAGTATTAAAAAGTGAGCTGCTTGCGCATGATTTATAAGGGTTAGAGCACGATTTATTACATCATTCCGAGTGTTTTGGGCAACC is a window of Rhodoferax lithotrophicus DNA encoding:
- a CDS encoding LysR family transcriptional regulator is translated as MTLVQLEVLIALAECQSFSRAAMRLGTTQSAVSHALRALEKQFGIRLAQRDASGVRMTDAGDRLLRRAREMTALAATMAQEAVDARELKTGTLRIGSFGPTSTTHLLPPWLETFKKAHPQVQVRIEEESDEVVDQWLLQKRVELGFVVDPDERFEVLPLVQDEFVAIVPMGHPLAAYDAVPISALTGLDFVLSEAGGGPVIVPILQKHGARPQVLYHFTQIVSILEFVRRGLAVSMAARLALPDAPQGVVYRSLLPMQPRTVGLACLDVAKLSPLARAFGRWPEHKSSLDP
- a CDS encoding DUF4139 domain-containing protein translates to MQRTLVYSLLMLALLSNAYAQSDEQRSTLSDQQEVAVTIYNENLALIKDQRSLQIKPGVSALAFRDVSARMRPETALLRSTSAPGSLSVLEQNFDFDLLTPQKLLEKYVGRSVSVIRTNPATGTETTEQADVLSANDGVVLKIGSRIETGIPGRIVYGDVPTNLRDRPTLVMSLDNSGAAQQSVELSYLTGGLAWKADYVVELNAADDQLDISGWVTLTNTSGATYRKAKLQLVAGDVNQVTPQLERRAMVMAAPAPAMAKARSDMAEESLFEYHLYTLNRPTTIAENQTKQVSLLSASGVPVRKELLLKGNDYYYQSSYGELGQKIKVAVFVEFDNKESAHLGMPLPKGIIRVYKKDKAGNAQFIGEDRVDHTPKNEKVRLKLGDAFDVTADKKQTDFKKLGGLGKYNYMFESAYEVLLKNAKKEAVTVTVQEPMPGDWQVLSESHPHTKGASNTAVWKLSVPAEGSTKLVYRSLVRY
- a CDS encoding 4-oxalomesaconate tautomerase, producing the protein MTLSIPCVLMRAGTSRGPFFLRDWLPEGDEARNQALIGAIGASDPLQLDGLGGGSTLNSKVAIVSKSTQPDCDLDYLFAQVGVGHQSVDTRPNCGNMLSGVVPFALDQGLIPAQDGRTTARVFNVNTGSRIDITVCTPGGQVTYEGDARIDGVAGTAAPVLLNFLDAWGAVTGQLFPTGQRIDVIDGLELTCIDAAMPLMILRATDLGLSGRERPAELDANAALLARIEVLRLQAGQRMGLGDVSNSVVPKPVLVSAGDSAHSITSRYFTPHKCHASHAVTGAIGVATAFALPGTVASGQAMAAGRHALVVLHPAGQIDVEVTLQGAGAQASVQSAALVRTVRKIMQGVLHLPSYVFPPAPTEMPEAIVAQGRRQFPQKEVHIIVPTSAGGGNDTMARTLTRKLGPLLGQSVVVDNRAGANGTIASEYVAAAQADGHTLLFGYIATHGINPALQKLRYDPVADFAPIGLIGYSPTLLVVPAELPVHSVEELVRLLRSSGSRLSYASAGEGTVPHFAAELFKLQTGTQLQRVDFSGAAPAIADVASGLVQVMFPSLFTAQPYLRSGKLRALAVAGASRLPALPELPTLLEAGVPGVALTQWYALFAPAKTPASVVRQLNTTLNTVLQDPEIVARMEADGARVQTSSPGELHDLLMAESEKWQAVVLQAGLRPEVVLES
- the tcuB gene encoding tricarballylate utilization 4Fe-4S protein TcuB, with amino-acid sequence MQVLETLIKDARQLAAGHGPATPAVAEVARQMQICNACRYCEGFCAVFPAMTRRLEFAAADVHYLANLCHNCGACLHACQYAPPHEFAVNVPQAMAQVRGETYVAYAWPAALGKLYQRNGLTLSLALAAGLALFLLLALALNGSLWGGASAGDFSGLFPHNLLVSLFAPVFLWAVLALGLGVTRFLRDVSPATSGQAMASGDALQATQDVLTLKYLDGGHGEGCHNEDDAYTLSRRRAHHLTFYGFMLCFAATSVATVYHYALGWHAPYELPSLPKLLGVAGGISLLLGTAGLFKLKLTRHPLHGDAAQKPMDYGFIALLFLTSASGLLLWLARGTPALALLLALHLGVVMALFATLPYGKFAHGIFRSAALLRYAVEKRQPNTLALGDD
- the tcuA gene encoding FAD-dependent tricarballylate dehydrogenase TcuA; protein product: MPTPNQQAAVDVLVIGGGNAALCAALMAREAGASVLLLEAAPREWRGGNSAHTRNLRCMHDAPQDVLVDAYTEEEYWQDLLKVTGGLTNEQLARRVIRDSSTCRPWMRSHGVHFQPSLSGALHTARTNAFFMGGGKALVNAYFRSAEKLGVQVRYNAPVNRLEIENGHFVAAHVHTQHADGSETSERITARACVLAAGGFESNRDWLREAWGTNERGETPSDNFLIRGTKFNQGVLLRHLLNDHRADAIGDPTQAHMVAIDARAPLYDGGICTRIDCVSLGVVVNRDAQRFYDEGEDFWPKRYAIWGRLVAQQPGQTAYSIIDAKAIGRFMPPVFPGVKANTLQALVDQLGLDGQTFMQTLNTYNQACQAGNFDHTALDNCHTQGITPAKTHWARPIDTAPFYAYALRPGVTFTYLGLKTDETAAVRFNDVPSDNLFVAGEMMAGNVLGKGYTAGVGMSIGTAFGRIAGVQSAQKAIKSGAHHASA
- a CDS encoding class-II fumarase/aspartase family protein, translated to MASTIIDSRIFGDMFSDARMRQVWSDENRTAKYLDIERALAKVQGELGIIPQEAAHEIIRNCELSMIDWDQLKAKTEQIGYPIIAVVNQINANCRHRLGEYCHWGATTQDITDTAAVLQMREGLALVEQYLADISDALATLAKKYRDTPIIGRSNLQQATPITFGYKMASILAGIERHRERLSQLKPRVLMGEFGGASGTLSSLEKGAMETQAGLMQELGLAQPLISWHTVRDTIAEVGAFLGLVGGSLGKIAMDVKLLMQTEVGEVFEPYAPGRGSSSTMPQKRNPISCLYIHANVSVARQHAAALMDAMVADHERSTGPWEIEWVSLPEIFCLMSGALKQTKFVLQGLEVDAVRMRANMDITNGLVMSEAVMMGLGPYIGREYAHDLVYDLCRQALKENRPLIDILQAHPEINPHVTRAQLEAMCDPVNHLGQAGVMVDRVLAARQGA
- a CDS encoding HpcH/HpaI aldolase/citrate lyase family protein encodes the protein MTPLTYLFVPGNRPERFAKALASGADRVILDLEDAVAVADKAKARTAIADWVASLAAKDVERLLVRINDVTSPYHADDVLWLQRTCIKRSMLSKCESQEQVAQVLAHMPADSSVLPLIETVRGVLAANVIAQADRVDRLAFGSLDYLLDLDLPGPGFALDAAALAITMASRAANLPPPVAGVTPELDAGQVQHDLAHARALGFGAKMCIHPTQVAAVREAFKPDAQTLAWAQRVLTQWQQSHGAGVIQVDGKMVDKPVLLRAERILALASQSL
- a CDS encoding CaiB/BaiF CoA transferase family protein produces the protein MQPLKGITVVTLEHAIAAPFATRQLADLGARVIKIERPGVGDFARSYDNRVRGIASHFVWTNRSKESLTLDVKHPEAQKILKRIIEEDTDVVVQNLAPGAAARLGLSYEALSAVKPGIIVCDISGYGDNGPYRDKKAYDLLIQSEAGFVSVTGTEETPSKAGPSIADIAAGMYAYTNILAALMHRQQTGQGQHIDISMLEALTEWMGYPLYYSLDGAPPPKRTGASHATIYPYGPFPAGDGKTVMLGLQNEREWKAFCEQVLQQPELATDERFASNPKRVAQRSTLYVLIEQAFASLSAAQVVQRLEAAQIANAQVNTMAEVWAHPQLQARQRWTSVDTSVGTVPALLPPGSWSKGAPRMDAVPALGQHTDSILATLGYSKEQVAALRAEGAV
- a CDS encoding FAS1-like dehydratase domain-containing protein, with the protein product MNLTDWIGRSESVCDTATPTPYAALSATFDREATRPPAGTALPPLWHWLYFLPLYRQSEIGADGHAKRGGFLPPVPLPRRMWAGSQFTFHQPLRIGDALERTSTIADVTEKSGRTGKLVFVKVRHEIRREGESDIALTEFHDIVYREAARPDDVAPPPKAAPTAATWEKQWVPDDVLLFRYSALTFNGHRIHYDRKYLTEVEGYPGLIVHGPMVATLLLDLLRHQMPAAQVLRYEFRAVRPVFDIHPFYVCGEPSADGKTIHLWAKDHEGWLTMDATAVIA